One Bacteroidales bacterium genomic window carries:
- a CDS encoding ATP-binding protein translates to MYSRFLSGRIKNRIDSGKAIVVIGPRQVGKTTLIESILESKDYLLLDGDDPSTRTLLTEPNTEQIRTILGKHNYVFIDEAQRIEGIGITMKLITDRFKDVQLFASGSSSFDLSNRINEPLTGRKWEYHLYPVSWEEYENHHGYLHAEQNLENRLLYGFYPDVLNNAGDEVSILRNLVNSYLYKDILSYAEIRKPEVLDKLVQALALQIGSEVNYSELAQMANVDKNTVGKYIDILEKGFIIFKLSSFSRNLRNEIKTNKKIYFYDNGIRNMVIGNFNPIELRTDKGALWENFLVSERFKQIEYKQSLAHTYFWRTKQQQEVDFVEENGGKVFGYEFKWLKKKGNKLPTTFIEAYKAEAKIIDKENFREFVIITEAST, encoded by the coding sequence ATGTATTCAAGATTTCTAAGCGGCAGGATTAAGAATCGTATTGATTCAGGAAAAGCGATTGTTGTAATCGGACCACGGCAAGTGGGAAAAACAACACTGATTGAATCTATCCTGGAATCGAAAGACTATTTACTTCTTGATGGTGACGACCCAAGTACCAGAACTTTGTTGACTGAACCCAATACAGAGCAGATTCGAACGATCCTGGGAAAACACAACTATGTTTTTATTGATGAAGCTCAGAGAATTGAGGGTATTGGCATCACGATGAAATTAATTACTGACAGGTTTAAAGATGTTCAATTGTTTGCAAGTGGCTCATCCTCCTTTGATTTGAGTAACAGGATTAACGAACCGTTGACCGGGAGAAAATGGGAATATCATTTATATCCGGTTTCATGGGAAGAATACGAAAACCACCACGGTTATTTGCACGCAGAGCAAAATTTAGAAAACAGATTGCTTTATGGATTCTACCCCGATGTTCTCAATAATGCCGGAGACGAAGTAAGCATCTTACGGAACTTAGTGAACAGCTATTTGTATAAAGACATTCTTTCGTATGCAGAAATCCGTAAGCCTGAAGTTCTTGACAAGTTAGTTCAGGCGTTGGCGCTTCAGATTGGCAGCGAGGTTAACTATTCTGAATTGGCTCAAATGGCTAATGTTGATAAAAACACAGTTGGCAAATACATTGATATCCTGGAAAAAGGATTCATCATTTTTAAATTAAGCAGCTTTAGCCGAAACCTTAGGAACGAAATTAAAACCAATAAGAAGATTTACTTCTATGATAACGGTATCAGAAATATGGTCATTGGCAATTTTAATCCAATTGAACTGAGGACGGATAAAGGGGCGCTTTGGGAAAACTTCCTGGTTTCAGAGAGGTTTAAGCAAATCGAGTATAAACAAAGCCTTGCTCACACATACTTTTGGAGAACCAAACAACAGCAGGAGGTTGATTTCGTAGAAGAAAATGGAGGAAAGGTTTTTGGATATGAATTTAAGTGGCTCAAAAAGAAAGGCAATAAATTACCTACAACGTTTATTGAGGCGTATAAAGCAGAAGCAAAGATAATAGATAAAGAAAATTTCAGGGAATTTGTAATAATTACAGAGGCCAGCACCTGA